One Qiania dongpingensis genomic window carries:
- a CDS encoding DUF2196 domain-containing protein, with protein MDNLIEVQTRAVVYADQHSEDEVQEYMDAEVYPLRYGFHPHGIKVMLEDGQVGRVQEIISKA; from the coding sequence ATGGATAATCTGATTGAAGTTCAGACAAGAGCAGTCGTTTACGCAGATCAACATTCGGAGGATGAAGTTCAGGAATACATGGACGCAGAAGTGTATCCCTTGCGGTATGGTTTCCATCCCCATGGCATCAAGGTCATGCTGGAGGACGGACAGGTCGGCCGCGTGCAGGAGATAATCAGTAAGGCTTAA
- a CDS encoding catalase — protein sequence MNDSKKLTNEAGAPVAENEHSLSAGPRGPVMLQDVWLLEKLAHFDREVIPERRMHAKGWGAYGKFTVTHDITKYTKAKLFSEIGKETELFLRFSTVAGERGAADAERDIRGVAVKFYTEEGNWDLVGNNTPTFFLRDVHNFPDLNRAVKRDPRTGMRSAQNNWDFWTLLPETFHQTTIVMSDRGIPDGFRHMHFYGEHTFSMYNAKNERVWVKFHFRTQQGIKNLTDAEAAEVCATDRESAGRDLLEAIERGDFPKWTMYIQVMTEEQAKKHYENPFDITKIWRHKEYPLIEVGELELNRWPENYFAEVEQAAFTPAHVVPGIGFSPDKFLQGRLFVYGDAHRYRLGVNSNQIPVNQAKHAAVFDYHRDGAMRVDGNYGAAPAYSPNSAGVWAAQPEVMEPPLDLSGAMYAYDPADDPTDDCFRAGGDLWRVLSEDKKALLIENTARNIAPVTENIKYRHAVHCTWADPEYGERMTRALGLSPERVKELAKGDHKTLVQATLKP from the coding sequence ATGAACGATTCGAAGAAATTAACCAATGAAGCCGGTGCGCCTGTCGCCGAAAATGAACATTCTCTGAGCGCGGGACCGCGGGGACCGGTAATGCTCCAGGATGTATGGCTGCTGGAAAAGCTGGCGCATTTCGACCGGGAGGTGATCCCTGAACGGCGGATGCACGCCAAGGGCTGGGGAGCTTATGGAAAATTTACCGTTACCCATGACATTACAAAGTACACCAAAGCAAAGCTTTTTTCAGAGATTGGTAAGGAGACTGAACTGTTCCTCCGCTTCTCTACCGTGGCCGGAGAACGCGGAGCCGCGGATGCAGAACGGGATATCCGCGGCGTAGCTGTGAAATTCTATACGGAGGAAGGCAATTGGGACTTGGTCGGCAACAACACCCCTACCTTCTTCCTGAGAGACGTACATAACTTCCCGGATCTGAACCGGGCGGTCAAGCGGGATCCCCGGACGGGGATGCGAAGCGCCCAGAACAACTGGGATTTCTGGACTCTTCTGCCAGAAACCTTTCATCAGACCACCATCGTCATGTCCGACCGCGGCATCCCGGACGGTTTTCGGCACATGCATTTCTATGGTGAGCACACGTTCTCGATGTACAATGCCAAAAATGAACGTGTATGGGTGAAATTCCACTTCCGCACCCAGCAGGGCATCAAAAACCTGACGGATGCCGAAGCGGCCGAGGTCTGTGCGACTGACCGTGAGAGCGCCGGCCGCGACCTCCTGGAGGCCATTGAACGCGGTGATTTCCCTAAATGGACCATGTACATTCAGGTAATGACCGAAGAACAGGCAAAAAAACATTATGAAAATCCCTTTGATATCACGAAGATCTGGAGGCACAAAGAATATCCGCTCATCGAGGTAGGTGAACTGGAGCTTAACCGCTGGCCTGAGAATTATTTCGCCGAGGTGGAGCAGGCGGCTTTTACCCCAGCCCATGTGGTCCCCGGCATCGGATTTTCACCGGATAAATTTCTGCAGGGAAGACTGTTCGTCTACGGCGACGCCCACCGCTACCGCTTAGGCGTCAACTCCAATCAGATCCCTGTCAACCAGGCAAAGCACGCGGCCGTTTTCGACTATCACCGGGACGGCGCCATGCGGGTGGACGGAAATTACGGCGCGGCTCCGGCTTACAGCCCCAACAGCGCGGGAGTCTGGGCCGCCCAGCCCGAGGTGATGGAGCCGCCGCTGGATCTTTCCGGCGCCATGTATGCCTATGATCCGGCCGACGATCCCACCGATGACTGCTTCCGGGCCGGCGGCGATCTGTGGCGCGTGCTCTCCGAGGATAAAAAGGCGCTTCTCATCGAGAACACCGCCCGGAATATCGCTCCTGTCACCGAAAATATCAAATACCGCCATGCCGTCCACTGCACATGGGCAGATCCGGAATACGGCGAACGCATGACAAGAGCCCTGGGTCTTTCCCCTGAACGGGTAAAGGAGCTCGCAAAAGGCGATCACAAAACACTCGTTCAGGCAACATTAAAACCGTGA